In the genome of Granulibacter bethesdensis CGDNIH1, one region contains:
- a CDS encoding DUF952 domain-containing protein gives MSTAPTLLHIISPEDWQNALKEGCYAPPGLEREGFIHLCTPEQLSFVLRLHYPDQDGLLLLSLSADDLSALLRWEVSEPDQPPFPHLYGALRTDHVLSIRPVTPQDRV, from the coding sequence ATGAGCACAGCCCCGACATTGCTGCACATCATCAGCCCGGAAGACTGGCAGAATGCTTTAAAGGAGGGTTGTTATGCGCCGCCGGGTCTGGAGCGGGAGGGATTCATTCATCTCTGTACTCCCGAGCAACTCTCTTTCGTGCTGAGGCTTCACTACCCTGATCAGGACGGTCTGCTGCTGTTGTCTCTGTCGGCTGATGACCTGTCCGCACTGTTGCGCTGGGAGGTGTCGGAGCCGGATCAGCCGCCTTTCCCGCATTTATATGGCGCGCTCAGGACCGATCATGTTCTCTCGATAAGACCGGTAACGCCACAGGATCGGGTGTAG
- a CDS encoding universal stress protein: protein MAIRKLLLPLRCPSRGRSALAVAIQAAARWEAQILAVHIRTDSSDIAPLAAEGLSGAMVQDMIEAVETEARERGVAIQAMIDAVTRDRHPPVSIRLEERTGQEEDIVAWQARVADLTVIARPSGDDDLSSTEALHAVLFDGGRPLLMAPDQPGDTLGNRVCIAWNGTVESASAVRAALSWAQKAEAVCILTAHSYYRQGPAAKELVEYLGCHGIRADIAHFNPVDGSVGAGLLQAAEDFSCDLLAMGAYSHSRLRQMILGGVTRHVMEHARIPVLMKR, encoded by the coding sequence ATGGCCATTCGCAAGCTTTTATTGCCGCTCCGTTGCCCGAGCCGTGGCCGATCCGCACTGGCGGTCGCGATACAGGCCGCTGCCAGATGGGAAGCCCAAATTCTGGCCGTTCACATCCGTACCGACAGCAGCGACATAGCCCCGCTGGCTGCGGAAGGCCTGTCCGGTGCGATGGTGCAGGACATGATCGAGGCGGTGGAGACAGAAGCACGGGAGCGGGGCGTGGCCATTCAGGCGATGATTGATGCCGTCACCCGTGATCGGCATCCCCCCGTTTCCATCCGGTTGGAAGAAAGGACAGGGCAGGAGGAGGACATCGTGGCATGGCAGGCGCGTGTGGCCGATCTCACCGTCATTGCCCGCCCGTCCGGGGACGATGATCTGTCCTCGACCGAGGCGTTGCACGCGGTGCTTTTTGACGGAGGACGCCCTTTGCTGATGGCGCCGGATCAGCCGGGGGATACGCTCGGCAACCGGGTCTGCATTGCCTGGAATGGCACGGTCGAAAGTGCGTCGGCTGTACGGGCGGCTCTGTCATGGGCGCAGAAGGCAGAGGCAGTCTGTATTCTGACGGCTCATTCCTATTACCGTCAGGGACCGGCGGCGAAGGAATTGGTGGAGTACCTCGGCTGTCACGGTATTCGGGCGGATATTGCTCATTTCAATCCGGTCGACGGGAGTGTCGGAGCCGGGTTGTTACAGGCGGCAGAGGATTTTTCCTGCGATCTGCTGGCGATGGGGGCTTATTCCCATTCTCGCCTGAGACAGATGATTTTAGGGGGTGTGACGCGGCATGTGATGGAACATGCGCGCATTCCGGTACTGATGAAGCGGTAG